The Amblyraja radiata isolate CabotCenter1 chromosome 1, sAmbRad1.1.pri, whole genome shotgun sequence genome contains a region encoding:
- the LOC116988819 gene encoding interferon-induced very large GTPase 1-like — MREVSWGKLDDNKPTRPEDLPWRFLQMILSANSLARNPEWPPAQSLEDKKDDDEDFNDFFEVKGPEISEINPLDIIAAIFLCADHSLQQELMLKMSLCQLALPFLLPEGHSYPRYKVRGPMEGPGATLLLWAMRPIVKMWCPQSTTASSPVVEMPIVTATVPTVSFLRLGRCTVSKSKLLNLTLSQTQLQQNIFLHSGMECGNVPRGISDGMAEISWYLPSGKSNTNIFPEAAAFINFRGDAETYQGHTRFLAKVSAALFIFIDVIGEKEREFLTSLAQSPAKLFLIVNTNISEQHITPEQVEKLFKDLKLKPQKCIVRTNVNEAELVEELRSQIEQVILVMDGDQSFLSLEQMGDIARESGIQVDEHHPEIQRAKDLTSKPQREADHGDSWGSEDPSHRHSPGLPQGMTGDPPAGNNFTKLQPQQCVFQTNVSEATLVEKCNSSIQQVTWMRDRDQSFPSLEQTGDIVRESGIHVHEHHPEIQEAKDLTSKPQREADPGDSRQSEDPSHRDSPGLPQGMNSVPQAGNNQSENLSPLQLVRDLGLQDHYPHKLSLTSMREICWDKLDDSKPTRPEDLPWRFLQMILSANSLARNPEWPPAQSSEDEDGDDEPQEPGDSGINPLDIIGAIFLCADHSLQQELMLKMSLCQLALPFLLPEGHSYPRDKVRGPREGPGATLLLWAMRPIVKMWGPQSPTGNSPVVEMPIVTATVPTVSFLRLGRCTVSKSRVLNLTLSQTQLQQNIFLHSGMECGNVPRGISDGMAEISWYLPSGKNNTDIFPEAAAFINLRGDAETYQGHTRFLAKVSAALFIFIDVIGEKEREFLTSLAQSPAKLFLIVNTNISQQHITPEQVKKLFKDLKLQPQQCIVRTNVNKAKLVEELRSQIQQVILVMDGDQSFLSLEQMGDIARESGIQVDEHQPEIQRAKDLTSKPQREAVHGDGWGSEDPSHRHSPGLPQGMTGDPPAGNNQSLNVSPPQTANNCSELVRDLGLQDHYPHKLSLTSMREVSWGKLNDNKPTGAKDLPWRFLQRILSANSLARNPEWPPAQSSEDEDGDDEPQGPGDSGINPLDIIAAIFLCADHSLQQELMLKMSLCQLALPFLLPEGHSYPRYKVRGPMEGPGSTLLLWAMRPIVKMWCPQSPTGSSPVVEMPIVTATVPTVSFLRLGRCTVSKSKLLNLTLSQTQLQQNIFLHSGMECGNVPCGISDGMAEISWYLPSGKSNTNIFPEAAAFINLRGDAETYQGHTRFLAKVSAALFIFIDVIGEKEREFLISLAQSPAKLFLIVNTNITPEQVKKLFVDQKLQRKQCIVRTNVNEAKLVEKLRFQIKQVILMSDKGQSFLSLEQMGDIARESGIQVDEHQPEIQRAKDLTKILGSLDPADITGYKKRVLPFHGEPWQGLSKVEKEKSRMKLRGDRTTEKYNHELDQDKKRIREAQLRQSLSEEMQIFIDYLTCPGGDDRAISLQWLKLMLDSKSREIMAGLRRDYKELSKDSMQKVKELKDMDQKMTDSSLGLEHFMRELGQVYELSVTQHNIKQQTQIHPHVLQLPGVAAELLLDGFPLELIDGDVSNVPVSWITAVLEAVAEKVGRASRVFVLTVIGVQSTGKSTLLNTMFCLRFAVSSGRCTRGAYMQLMKVTGSLAEELGCDFILVIDTEGLRAPELATLTDSYEHDNELATFVVGLSNITLVNIGMENIAEMKDILQIVVHSLLRMNQTGKRPKCIFIHQNVGDVSAHDHNLRGRQKLLEQLNKMTEAAAKLEKVEGVTFRDVMDYDADKDNWYIPGLWQGTPPMAAVNTGYSEHVFQLKKSLIQCLLKRKPDQGAFTIPDFTKWMTGLWEQVKHENFIFSFQNSLFAEAYNQLSVKYKDWEWELRKFTHSWGNEAENTINNASGDLNLLLQTLECEIRTEINKREGKTLDKLKALFESGADNVQLMEKYREEFKLSISSLCRRLQDDSMQRCKDAVNRRVGLQEVDASWNKCHKKIEQQVKELLLKCKGANQVLGDEELQTAFGKMWQDTLSQLDYQPCRERNIELEIENLLRENTATQGRVINKMLERKPLCKQGTQCFQIEGKHINTTWKRRVKTTIGISSHQSDVIQAAMITQSLEDECHQWISDITKVDMDYDIRYCIELLNIIQEKINNISHPNFTMSEEFRAEFKLHLCGFAVPRFQEMQMRFIQKHDPRQRLENMKGQYFDLFIDIYTEQDANQRQAERFAQSCFLPALIDATLKALSVNIVDDMKQNDPESKYSLRNNFTVALLVHLKQRGTFDDYHRYITDLENLAKDWLHHQVIEHCTTQRDGESTFTHLAKGILTQITRKAKEIVEDAVIQNFAGNVQSFLDMFVEKLKDRISMPKDEMKLVLFHSDGDGKKLAEAVLPSIEEVNQKLLSEVTSWDVQAKIEELSIRPRDVLFKGLFNCTKKCPFCQVYCDLETVVHSQHSCKQHRPEGLNGYRWVHSEHLMTDVCTALVAGDASFKNNNTNWEWKPYKDYQIVNDYYKSWTIQREISAQGASYWKKVFYNYNQKFADIYGFKPAEIDEAWNIDWDVVRRDLNKTYTTNIQSW, encoded by the coding sequence ATGCGGGAGGTATCCTGGGGTAAATTGGACGACAACAAACCAACTCGACCAGAAGATCTTCCTTGGCGATTTCTCCAAATGATCCTCTCAGCTAATTCACTGGCGAGGAATCCTGAATGGCCCCCTGCCCAGTCCTTGGAAGACAAGAAAGATGATGATGAAGATTTCAACGATTTCTTTGAAGTGAAAGGGCCAGAGATTTCTGAGATTAACCCTCTGGATATCATTGCTGCCATTTTCCTCTGTGCCGACCACTCTCTCCAGCAGGAATTGATGCTGAAGATGTCTCTGTGCCAACTTGCATTACCCTTTCTGCTACCGGAAGGGCACAGTTACCCCAGGTACAAGGTGAGGGGACCCATGGAAGGACCTGGTGCCACCCTTCTCCTCTGGGCCATGAGGCCTATTGTTAAAATGTGGTGCCCACAATCTACCACGGCGAGCAGCCCCGTTGTGGAGATGCCCATCGTGACAGCAACCGTGCCAACTGTCTCCTTCCTCAGACTCGGAAGGTGCACGGTGTCCAAATCCAAACTCCTCAATCTCACCTTGAGCCAGACCCAGCTGCAGCAgaacatcttcctgcactccgggATGGAATGTGGGAATGTGCCCCGTGGGATATCGGATGGGATGGCTGAGATCAGCTGGTATCTACCTTCTGGGAAGAGCAACACAAACATTTTCCCGGAGGCTGCTGCATTCATCAACTTCCGAGGTGACGCTGAAACTTACCAGGGACACACTCGGTTTCTGGCAAAAGTCTCTGCTGCTctctttattttcattgacgttatCGGTGAGAAGGAAAGAGAATTCCTCACCTCACTCGCACAGTCACCGGCAAAACTCTTTCTGATAGTGAACACTAACATCAGTGAGCAACACATCACCCCTGAGCAGGTAGAGAAACTGTTTAAAGATCTGAAGTTGAAACCTCAAAAATGCATTGTTCGGACAAATGTAAACGAGGCCGAACTTGTGGAAGAACTTcgatcccagatagaacaagtgATTCTAGTGATGGACGGGGACCAGAGCTTCCTGAGTCTGGAACAAATGGGTGACATTGCGAGAGAAAGTGGGATTCAGGTCGATGAACATCATCCTGAAATACAACGGGCCAAGGACCTGACATCCAAACCACAGAGAGAGGCCGACCATGGAGACAGTTGGGGATCAGAGGATCCATCTCACCGGCATTCACCAGGTCTCCCACAGGGAATGACTGGTGATCCACCAGCTGGAAATAACTTTACAAAGTTACAACCACAACAATGTGTTTTTCAGACAAATGTAAGTGAGGCAACACTTGTAGAAAAATGTAATTCTTCGATACAACAAGTAACATGGATGAGGGACAGGGATCAGAGCTTCCCGAGTCTGGAGCAAACGGGTGACATCGTGAGGGAAAGTGGGATTCATGTCCATGAACATCATCCTGAAATACAAGAAGCCAAGGACCTGACGTCCAAACCACAGAGAGAGGCCGACCCTGGAGACAGCAGGCAGTCAGAGGATCCATCTCACCGGGATTCACCAGGTCTCCCACAGGGAATGAATAGTGTTCCACAAGCTGGAAATAACCAATCTGAAAATCTGAGCCCCCTACAACTTGTGAGGGATTTAGGTTTACAGGATCATTATCCTCACAAACTGTCACTGACGTCCATGCGGGAGATATGCTGGGATAAACTGGATGACAGCAAACCAACTCGACCAGAAGATCTTCCTTGGCGATTTCTTCAAATGATCCTCTCAGCTAATTCACTGGCGAGGAATCCTGAATGGCCCCCTGCTCAATCCTCGGAAGACGAAGATGGTGACGATGAACCACAAGAGCCAGGAGATTCTGGGATTAACCCTCTGGATATCATTGGTGCCATTTTCCTCTGTGCTGACCACTCTCTCCAGCAGGAACTGATGCTGAAGATGTCTCTGTGCCAACTTGCATTACCCTTTCTCCTGCCGGAAGGGCACAGTTACCCCAGGGACAAGGTGAGGGGACCCAGGGAAGGGCCTGGTGCCACCCTTCTCCTCTGGGCCATGAGGCCCATTGTTAAAATGTGGGGCCCACAATCCCCCACAGGGAACAGCCCCGTTGTGGAGATGCCCATCGTGACAGCAACCGTGCCAACTGTCTCCTTCCTCAGACTCGGAAGGTGCACGGTGTCCAAATCCAGAGTCCTCAATCTCACCTTGAGCCAGACCCAGCTGCAGCAgaacatcttcctgcactccgggATGGAATGTGGGAATGTGCCCCGTGGGATATCGGATGGGATGGCTGAGATCAGCTGGTATCTACCTTCTGGGAAGAACAACACGGACATTTTCCCGGAGGCTGCTGCATTCATCAACCTCCGAGGTGATGCTGAAACTTACCAGGGACACACTCGGTTTCTGGCAAAAGTCTCTGCTGCTctctttattttcattgacgttatCGGTGAGAAGGAAAGAGAATTCCTCACCTCTCTCGCACAGTCACCGGCAAAACTCTTTCTGATAGTGAACACTAACATCAGTCAGCAACACATCACCCCTGAGCAGGTAAAGAAACTGTTCAAAGATCTGAAGTTACAACCTCAACAATGCATTGTTCGGACAAATGTAAACAAGGCCAAACTTGTGGAAGAACTTCGTTCTCAGATACAACAAGTGATTCTAGTGATGGACGGGGACCAGAGCTTCCTGAGTCTGGAACAAATGGGTGACATTGCGAGAGAAAGTGGGATTCAGGTCGATGAACATCAGCCTGAAATACAACGGGCCAAGGACCTGACATCCAAACCACAGAGAGAGGCCGTCCATGGAGATGGTTGGGGATCAGAGGATCCATCTCACCGGCATTCACCAGGTCTCCCACAGGGAATGACTGGTGATCCACCAGCTGGAAATAATCAATCTCTAAATGTGAGCCCACCACAAACTGCAAATAACTGTTCTGAACTTGTGAGGGATTTGGGTTTACAGGATCATTATCCTCACAAACTGTCACTGACGTCCATGCGGGAGGTATCCTGGGGTAAACTGAACGACAACAAACCAACTGGAGCAAAAGATCTTCCTTGGCGATTTCTCCAAAGGATCCTCTCAGCTAATTCACTGGCGAGGAATCCTGAATGGCCCCCTGCTCAATCCTCGGAAGACGAAGATGGTGACGATGAACCACAAGGGCCAGGAGATTCTGGGATTAACCCTCTGGATATCATTGCTGCCATTTTCCTCTGTGCCGACCACTCTCTCCAGCAGGAATTGATGCTGAAGATGTCTCTGTGCCAACTTGCATTACCCTTTCTGCTACCGGAAGGGCACAGTTACCCCAGGTACAAGGTGAGGGGACCCatggaagggcctggttccaccctTCTCCTCTGGGCCATGAGGCCTATTGTTAAAATGTGGTGCCCACAATCCCCCACAGGGAGCAGCCCCGTTGTGGAGATGCCCATCGTGACAGCAACCGTGCCAACTGTCTCCTTCCTCAGACTCGGAAGGTGCACGGTGTCCAAATCCAAACTCCTCAATCTCACCTTGAGCCAGACCCAGCTGCAGCAgaacatcttcctgcactccgggATGGAATGTGGGAATGTGCCCTGTGGGATATCGGATGGGATGGCTGAGATCAGCTGGTATCTACCTTCTGGGAAGAGCAACACAAACATTTTCCCGGAGGCTGCTGCATTCATCAACCTCCGAGGTGACGCTGAAACTTACCAGGGACACACTCGGTTTCTGGCAAAAGTCTCTGCTGCTctctttattttcattgacgttatCGGTGAGAAGGAAAGAGAATTCCTCATCTCTCTCGCACAGTCACCGGCAAAACTCTTTCTGATAGTGAACACTAACATCACCCCTGAGCAGGTAAAGAAACTGTTTGTAGATCAGAAGTTACAGCGTAAACAATGCATTGTTCGGACAAATGTAAACGAGGCAAAACTTGTGGAAAAACTTCGTTTCCAGATAAAACAAGTGATTCTAATGAGTGACAAGGGCCAGAGCTTCCTGAGTCTGGAACAAATGGGTGACATTGCGAGAGAAAGTGGGATTCAGGTCGATGAACATCAGCCTGAAATACAACGGGCCAAGGACCTGACCAAAATACTGGGCAGTCTTGACCCTGCAGACATCACTGGGTATAAAAAGAGAGTGCTGCCCTTTCATGGAGAGCCCTGGCAAGGACTGTCTAAAGTTGAGAAAGAGAAGTCTCGGATGAAACTCCGCGGGGACAGAACCACAGAGAAGTATAACCACGAGTTGGACCAAGACAAGAAAAGAATCCGGGAAGCTCAGCTCAGACAGAGCCTGTCGGAGGAGATGCAGATATTCATTGACTACCTCACCTGTCCTGGTGGGGATGACAGGGCCATTTCCTTGCAGTGGCTGAAGCTGATGCTGGACAGTAAATCAAGGGAAATCATGGCAGGATTGCGCAGGGATTATAAAGAACTGAGCAAAGACTCAATGCAGAAGGTCAAGGAGCTGAAGGACATGGATCAGAAGATGACTGATAGTTCCCTGGGACTTGAGCACTTCATGAGGGAACTGGGCCAGGTTTATGAACTTTCAGTGACACAACACAACATAAAGCAACAAACACAGATCCACCCACATGTGCTTCAGTTACCGGGTGTTGCTGCTGAACTGTTGCTGGATGGGTTCCCACTGGAGCTCATTGATGGAGACGTCTCCAACGTTCCTGTTTCATGGATCACTGCTGTACTGGAAGCAGTGGCTGAGAAGGTGGGACGTGCTTCCCGAGTGTTTGTGCTGACAGTGATTGGAGTTCAGAGCACGGGCAAGTCCACGCTCCTCAATACAATGTTCTGTTTGCGGTTTGCTGTGAGCAGCGGCCGATGTACTCGAGGGGCCTACATGCAGCTGATGAAGGTCACAGGGAGCCTGGCGGAGGAACTGGGCTGTGACTTCATCCTGGTCATTGACACGGAGGGGCTGAGAGCTCCAGAACTTGCAACACTAACAGACAGCTACGAACACGACAATGAGCTGGCAACATTCGTGGTGGGATTAAGCAACATAACGTTGGTAAACATAGGCATGGAAAACATCGCAGAGATGAAAGATATTTTACAGATTGTTGTTCATTCCTTACTACGCATGAACCAGACAGGGAAAAGACCAAAGTGTATATTTATCCACCAGAATGTTGGAGATGTGAGTGCACATGATCACAATCTGAGAGGCCGTCAGAAACTGCTGGAACAGCTGAATAAGATGACAGAGGCTGCAGCAAAACTGGAGAAGGTGGAGGGAGTTACGTTCCGTGATGTGATGGACTATGATGCTGACAAGGACAACTGGTACATCCCTGGTCTGTGGCAAGGTAcacccccaatggctgccgtcaaCACTGGCTATAGTGAACACGTCTtccaactgaagaagagtctcattcAATGTTTACTCAAAAGGAAACCAGACCAAGGAGCTTTCACAATCCCAGACTTTACCAAATGGATGACTGGCCTTTGGGAGCAGGTGAAACATGAGAATTTCATTTTCAGCTTCCAGAACAGTCTATTCGCAGAGGCCTACAACCAGCTCTCTGTGAAGTACAAGGACTGGGAGTGGGAACTCCGCAAATTCACACACTCCTGGGGAAACGAGGCTGAAAACACAATAAACAATGCCAGTGGTGACCTCAACCTACTGCTCCAAACACTGGAATGTGAGATCAGGACGGAGATTAACAAAAGGGAGGGTAAGACTCTGGATAAACTAAAAGCTCTGTTTGAAAGTGGGGCTGATAACGTGCAGCTGATGGAGAAATACAGGGAGGAATTCAAGCTCAGTATCTCCAGTTTATGCAGACGGCTTCAGGACGATTCAATGCAGAGATGTAAGGATGCTGTGAACAGACGTGTGGGACTGCAGGAAGTGGATGCTAGTTGGAATAAATGTCACAAGAAGATCGAACAACAGGTCAAGGAGCTTTTATTAAAGTGTAAAGGGGCAAATCAGGTGTTGGGTGACGAGGAACTGCAAACTGCCTTTGGAAAGATGTGGCAAGACACACTGTCACAACTGGACTATCAGCCCTGTAGAGAAAGAAACATCGAACTGGAGATTGAAAACCTTCTCAGAGAGAACACAGCAACTCAAGGGAGGGTGATTAATAAAATGCTAGAAAGAAAACCTCTCTGTAAACAGGGAACTCAGTGCTTTCAAATTGAAGGGAAACACATCAACACGACATGGAAGAGACGTGTTAAAACCACAATTGGGATATCCTCGCACCAATCAGATGTTATTCAGGCAGCAATGATAACACAGTCCCTAGAGGATGAATGCCATCAATGGATCAGTGACATCACAAAAGTGGACATGGATTATGACATTAGATATTGTATTGAACTTTTGAATATTATACAGGAGAAAATTAACAATATTTCACACCCAAACTTCACAATGAGTGAGGAATTCAGGGCTGAGTTTAAACTTCACCTGTGTGGTTTCGCTGTACCAAGATTCCAAGAGATGCAGATGAGGTTCATCCAGAAACACGACCCGCGGCAAAGACTGGAAAACATGAAGGGTCAATACTTTGATCTCTTCATTGATATTTACACAGAGCAGGATGCGAACCAGAGACAAGCCGAACGGTTTGCACAATCTTGTTTCTTGCCAGCTCTCATAGACGCCACCCTCAAGGCTCTCAGTGTGAACATCGTAGATGATATGAAACAAAATGACCCTGAGAGCAAGTACAGTCTCCGCAACAACTTCACTGTGGCCCTCCTGGTGCACCTGAAACAAAGGGGTACATTTGATGACTATCACCGGTATATCACTGACCTTGAGAATTTGGCCAAAGACTGGCTCCATCACCAGGTTATTGAACACTGCACGACACAACGTGATGGAGAGAGCACGTTTACCCATCTGGCTAAAGGAATCCTCACACAGATCACTAGGAAAGCTAAAGAGATTGTTGAGGATGCAGTGATACAGAACTTTGCTGGAAATGTTCAGAGCTTCCTGGACATGTTTGTTGAAAAGTTAAAGGACAGGATCTCAATGCCCAAAGATGAAATGAAACTCGTTCTGTTTCACAGTGACGGTGATGGCAAGAAATTGGCAGAAGCAGTTCTGCCATCTATTGAAGAGGTGAATCAGAAACTCCTCAGTGAGGTAACAAGCTGGGATGTCCAAGCAAAGATTGAAGAATTATCCATTAGACCCAGGGATGTGCTGTTCAAAGGGTTATTCAATTGTACCAAGAAATGTCCTTTCTGTCAGGTTTACTGTGACTTAGAGACCGTGGTACATTCACAGCACTCTTGTAAGCAGCACAGACCTGAAGGACTCAATGGCTATCGATGGGTTCATAGTGAACATCTTATGACTGATGTCTGCACAGCTTTAGTCGCAGGTGatgcatcatttaaaaataacaacACAAATTGGGAATGGAAACCCTACAAGGATTATCAAATTGTCAATGATTACTACAAATCCTGGACCATCCAGCGGGAAATTTCCGCACAGGGAGCATCCTATTGGAAGAAGGTTTTCTACAATTATAATCAGAAGTTTGCTGATATATATGGATTTAAACCTGCAGAGATCGATGAAGCCTGGAACATTGACTGGGATGTAGTGAGGAGAGATCTGAATAAGACGTATACCACAAACATTCAGTCTTGGTGA